A stretch of the Halorussus salinus genome encodes the following:
- a CDS encoding DUF5794 domain-containing protein: MSSSQHPVALRLEQQVGGATKLLAMVMGLPLVDGIFPALVLADGVDSLAGILQVGLLVFGGSATVAVILAEMDGTPREQAGTVLTVGVGIVALAAVEAAFAPTIESVLDTETFKRFAALVMLAIAAKTASSRIGEYLPGPGVIVGLGMIATFQPAGFNVEIVNYELVLRATAAAATGVAFALVVALTSPWLREVVDIDRFRFGSAVALGVLPLSLLGHAPGNAPLAVLAVTSLLAFDPNADQDEADADEDPATAAEAMHAEETSGSDAAPSPEGTQTVATDGSGGPDSDAGYGYPGEEDGDEREPWL; the protein is encoded by the coding sequence ATGAGTAGCTCACAACACCCAGTCGCCCTTCGCCTAGAGCAACAGGTAGGCGGCGCGACGAAGTTACTGGCGATGGTCATGGGGCTTCCCCTCGTCGACGGTATCTTCCCCGCGCTCGTCCTCGCGGACGGCGTGGACAGCCTCGCGGGCATCCTGCAGGTCGGCCTGCTGGTCTTCGGCGGGAGCGCCACCGTCGCGGTCATCCTCGCCGAGATGGACGGCACGCCCCGCGAGCAGGCCGGGACCGTGCTGACGGTCGGCGTCGGCATCGTCGCGCTCGCGGCCGTCGAAGCCGCGTTCGCGCCGACCATCGAGAGCGTCCTCGACACCGAGACGTTCAAGCGGTTCGCCGCGCTGGTCATGCTGGCCATCGCTGCCAAGACCGCGAGTTCCCGCATCGGCGAGTATCTGCCCGGTCCGGGCGTCATCGTCGGTCTCGGCATGATAGCCACCTTCCAGCCCGCGGGATTCAACGTGGAAATCGTGAATTACGAACTCGTCCTGCGGGCCACCGCCGCGGCGGCGACGGGCGTCGCGTTCGCGCTCGTCGTCGCGCTGACCTCGCCGTGGCTCCGCGAGGTCGTGGACATCGACCGCTTCCGGTTCGGAAGCGCAGTCGCGCTGGGCGTGTTGCCGTTGAGCCTCCTCGGGCACGCGCCCGGCAACGCGCCGCTGGCCGTGCTGGCGGTCACCAGCCTGCTGGCGTTCGACCCCAACGCGGACCAAGACGAGGCCGACGCCGACGAGGACCCGGCCACGGCCGCCGAAGCGATGCACGCCGAGGAGACGAGCGGAAGCGACGCCGCCCCGAGTCCCGAAGGCACCCAGACCGTCGCCACCGATGGCTCGGGCGGGCCGGACTCCGACGCGGGCTACGGCTACCCCGGCGAGGAGGACGGCGACGAGCGCGAACCGTGGCTGTGA
- a CDS encoding AAA family ATPase encodes MKLLLCGPPGVGKTTVGEGLLGRLREAGRDFRVLHSDDFSRNTYGRMYERVTADLDADWLVDGTFYRREWQDRFRDLPDAHLVSLTASLGTALERNRERESSISEQGVRAMHGKFEEPRHPDLTLDTETLSVREAVDALERYVETWAP; translated from the coding sequence GTGAAGCTCCTGCTCTGTGGCCCGCCGGGCGTCGGCAAGACGACCGTCGGCGAGGGACTCCTCGGCCGACTGCGCGAGGCGGGCCGCGACTTTCGGGTCCTGCACTCCGACGACTTCTCGCGGAACACCTACGGCCGGATGTACGAGCGCGTGACGGCCGACCTCGACGCCGACTGGCTCGTGGACGGGACCTTCTACCGGCGCGAGTGGCAGGACCGCTTTCGCGACCTTCCCGACGCGCACCTCGTGTCCCTCACCGCGAGTCTGGGCACTGCACTGGAGCGAAATCGGGAGCGCGAGAGTTCGATTTCCGAGCAGGGAGTTCGGGCGATGCACGGGAAGTTCGAGGAGCCACGCCATCCTGACCTGACGCTCGATACGGAGACGCTGTCGGTGAGAGAAGCGGTGGATGCGCTGGAACGATACGTCGAAACGTGGGCACCGTAG
- a CDS encoding DUF5795 family protein: MADNRVVQGRMVTPAALAEMIEGEDVMDAEAISETDRECPDCGGDVLEVGYMPSVTEFVTGWKCQDCDWADTDRD; encoded by the coding sequence ATGGCCGACAACCGCGTCGTGCAGGGTCGCATGGTGACGCCCGCGGCCCTCGCGGAGATGATCGAAGGCGAGGACGTGATGGACGCCGAAGCGATTTCGGAGACCGACCGCGAATGTCCCGACTGCGGGGGCGACGTACTCGAAGTCGGATACATGCCGAGCGTGACGGAGTTCGTCACGGGGTGGAAATGCCAAGACTGCGACTGGGCCGACACCGACCGCGACTGA
- a CDS encoding Lrp/AsnC family transcriptional regulator — MSHRNTDHRLDEIDRRILHALMDDARNTSASTLGAEAGVSGATIRNRIHKLEDAGIVRGYTTQVDFERAGGKLTNLYLCDVPVTEREARAHEARSIPGVVNVRTLMTGRRNLHVLAVGEDTSDLRRVARQLTDMGIHIEDEDLVEEELFAPYGPFDPDDGDRPPEPNDFISLTGDASVVEVTVRSAAPIADLTLEEAAGREILDEETLVIAIERDDRELTPHGDTVVRPDDIVTVLSRAGADADSLSAFRESQSE, encoded by the coding sequence ATGTCTCACCGTAACACCGACCACCGGCTCGACGAAATCGACCGACGCATCCTCCACGCGCTCATGGACGATGCGCGAAACACCTCCGCCAGCACGCTCGGGGCGGAGGCTGGCGTCTCGGGGGCGACCATTCGAAATCGCATTCACAAGCTCGAAGACGCCGGAATCGTTCGCGGCTACACCACGCAGGTCGATTTCGAGCGGGCGGGCGGAAAACTCACCAACCTCTACCTCTGTGACGTGCCCGTGACCGAGCGCGAAGCACGTGCCCACGAAGCGCGGTCGATTCCGGGCGTCGTCAACGTCCGGACGCTGATGACCGGCCGCCGCAATCTCCACGTCCTCGCGGTCGGCGAAGACACGAGCGACCTCCGACGCGTCGCCCGACAACTCACCGACATGGGGATTCACATCGAGGACGAGGACCTCGTCGAGGAGGAACTGTTCGCCCCGTACGGGCCGTTCGACCCGGACGACGGTGACCGACCGCCCGAGCCGAACGACTTCATCAGCCTCACCGGCGACGCGAGCGTGGTCGAAGTCACCGTCCGGTCCGCGGCCCCCATCGCCGACCTCACCCTCGAAGAAGCCGCCGGACGGGAGATTTTGGACGAAGAGACGCTGGTCATCGCCATCGAACGCGACGACCGCGAACTTACTCCGCACGGCGACACGGTCGTCCGGCCGGACGACATCGTGACCGTTCTCTCCAGAGCCGGTGCGGACGCGGACTCGCTCTCGGCGTTCCGCGAGTCGCAGTCGGAGTGA
- a CDS encoding ABC transporter substrate-binding protein, protein MGTILPLSASGLKQIAQDHLEAVKQAVRDVNRAGGPLGREVKLSVEETDGTPKQTNAALESLAGDGVVGIVGPLTSGNSLSITDRLAEERIVAVSQSATNPKLETAGVADERKFFGRTIANDAQQATVMAKVLEEERYIGADEAALLYVDNAFGTGLADEIERKVSGTETVRVPFEAGNDSYADEVGTVIDAGVDAVAFVNVPGENAVVETLGTSDFEGQTVLSTGYVTGDLPDYMDGMYSASVAEADAAGEVELRQKLREFAPLTAFTLQCYDALFLQALAIERAGEASGPAISENIRAVSGGRGHTVSVNDFGRAVDLFDAGREVNYQGASSSVDLNENLEPLNPYIVQRVENGEPTKLELLQESYFSGGDAA, encoded by the coding sequence GTGGGAACTATCCTACCGCTCTCGGCGTCGGGGCTGAAACAAATCGCCCAAGACCACCTCGAAGCCGTCAAACAAGCGGTCAGGGACGTTAACAGAGCGGGCGGACCTCTCGGTCGAGAGGTGAAACTCTCCGTCGAGGAGACCGACGGCACTCCGAAACAGACGAACGCCGCCTTGGAATCGCTCGCCGGAGACGGCGTGGTCGGCATCGTCGGCCCGCTCACATCGGGTAATTCTCTCTCGATTACCGACCGACTCGCCGAGGAGCGAATCGTGGCGGTGAGTCAGTCCGCGACGAATCCGAAGTTAGAGACGGCGGGCGTCGCCGACGAGCGCAAGTTCTTCGGCCGGACGATAGCCAACGACGCCCAGCAAGCGACGGTGATGGCGAAGGTCCTCGAAGAGGAGCGATACATCGGCGCCGACGAGGCCGCGCTCCTCTACGTTGACAACGCCTTCGGCACCGGACTCGCGGACGAAATCGAGCGAAAGGTATCGGGAACCGAGACGGTTCGAGTCCCCTTCGAGGCCGGAAACGACTCGTACGCCGACGAGGTCGGTACGGTGATAGACGCCGGAGTCGATGCGGTCGCGTTCGTCAACGTGCCCGGAGAGAACGCGGTCGTCGAGACGCTCGGCACGAGCGATTTCGAGGGTCAGACGGTGCTTTCCACCGGATACGTGACCGGAGACCTCCCCGACTACATGGACGGCATGTACAGCGCGTCGGTCGCGGAGGCCGATGCCGCAGGCGAAGTCGAACTCCGCCAGAAGTTGCGTGAGTTCGCACCGCTGACGGCGTTCACCCTCCAGTGCTACGACGCGCTGTTCCTACAGGCGTTGGCCATCGAGCGGGCTGGCGAGGCCAGCGGCCCGGCGATCAGCGAGAACATTCGAGCGGTGTCCGGGGGCAGGGGACACACCGTCTCGGTCAACGACTTCGGGCGCGCCGTGGACCTCTTCGACGCGGGACGCGAAGTGAACTATCAGGGCGCGTCGAGCAGCGTCGATCTGAACGAGAACCTCGAACCGCTCAACCCCTACATCGTCCAGCGCGTCGAGAACGGCGAACCGACCAAACTCGAACTCCTACAGGAGTCGTACTTCTCCGGAGGAGACGCGGCATGA
- a CDS encoding matrixin family metalloprotease: protein MTATVTATTTEETEADNPWGRRHVTVAVRNEAAPSRNVAVLVEEALAYWNGEGREYADYDVTFVPSSNADKADVVVEFVGRIESCDGSDTDSTVGCAPLLGARTTPSDPTRVQVVAGYSNESTVEILKHEFGHVVGVEHGEEPTATMRAMSAVTYLSQPDLRDRAVPWRNSTLAVNVDVSALPDHDREEAREQIRHALDYYESGADGAVPSNVSFVAASNRSAADLRIRVPEEAFDCGGERLREGSCGESWVYDTDTDDAPEYFAEYEIRVRGIDTDAIGWHVGYWLSDAMGLYGDELPEPFVDGGDGHRRNDWWE from the coding sequence GTGACGGCTACAGTGACCGCGACGACAACCGAGGAGACCGAGGCCGACAACCCGTGGGGCAGACGGCACGTGACGGTCGCGGTCCGGAACGAGGCCGCCCCGTCGCGGAACGTCGCGGTGCTGGTTGAGGAGGCGCTGGCGTACTGGAACGGTGAGGGCCGCGAGTACGCCGACTACGACGTGACCTTCGTGCCCTCCTCGAACGCGGACAAAGCCGACGTGGTCGTCGAGTTCGTCGGGCGAATCGAGTCCTGCGACGGGAGTGACACCGACTCCACGGTCGGATGTGCGCCACTCCTCGGCGCGCGGACGACGCCGAGCGACCCGACGCGAGTGCAAGTCGTCGCAGGGTACTCGAACGAATCGACGGTCGAGATTCTGAAACACGAGTTCGGGCACGTCGTCGGCGTCGAACACGGCGAGGAGCCGACCGCCACGATGCGGGCGATGTCCGCGGTCACGTACCTCTCGCAACCGGACCTGCGCGACCGGGCGGTGCCGTGGCGAAACAGCACGCTCGCGGTCAACGTAGACGTGTCGGCGCTACCGGACCACGACCGCGAGGAGGCCCGCGAGCAGATTCGCCACGCGCTCGACTACTACGAGTCGGGGGCCGATGGCGCGGTTCCGAGCAACGTCTCGTTCGTGGCGGCGTCTAACCGGTCGGCCGCCGACCTGCGGATTCGCGTCCCCGAGGAGGCGTTCGACTGCGGCGGCGAGCGTCTACGGGAAGGTTCCTGCGGAGAGTCGTGGGTGTACGACACCGACACGGACGACGCGCCGGAGTACTTCGCCGAGTACGAGATTCGCGTCCGAGGTATCGACACCGACGCTATCGGCTGGCACGTCGGCTACTGGCTCTCGGACGCGATGGGCCTCTACGGAGACGAACTTCCCGAACCCTTCGTCGATGGGGGAGACGGCCACCGTCGAAACGACTGGTGGGAGTGA
- the guaB gene encoding IMP dehydrogenase: protein MERDSERTGQFTEKLRVPEALTFDDVLLRPKESRVEPDEADVSTRVSTNVEVNVPILSAAMDTVTESQMAIAMARQGGLGVLHRNLDVDEAVVEVERVKRADELVIRDVVTADPEQTVRDVDAMMDREGVSGAPVTDDDGTVLGIISGTDIRPYLEVGDRDEVREAMTDEVVTASEEVTAREALELMYEHKIERVPIVDDDECLTGLVTMQGILQRREYGNAARDEGGHLRVGVAVGPFETDRAVAVDEAGADVLFIDCAHAHNLNVIDGAREIKESVEADVVVGNVGTREAAEDVVDFADGIKVGIGPGSICTTRVVSGAGMPQITAVAEVADVAADEDVPVIADGGIRYSGDAIKAVAAGADAVMLGSYFAGTDEAPGRVITVDGKKYKQYRGMGSVGAMQSGDGDRYLKDEPEEDEEYVPEGVEAAEPYKGSLESELHQLVGGMQSGMGYVGAETIPAFKERSEFVRVSSAGQTEGHPHDVMITDEAPNYSPTE from the coding sequence ATGGAGAGAGATTCTGAGCGGACGGGGCAGTTCACGGAGAAACTCCGCGTACCGGAAGCGTTGACCTTCGACGACGTACTTTTGCGACCGAAGGAGAGCCGCGTCGAACCCGACGAGGCCGACGTATCGACGCGCGTCTCGACCAACGTCGAGGTGAACGTCCCCATCCTGTCGGCGGCGATGGACACCGTGACCGAGAGCCAGATGGCTATCGCGATGGCCCGACAGGGCGGTCTCGGCGTCCTCCACCGGAATCTGGACGTGGACGAAGCGGTCGTGGAGGTCGAACGCGTCAAGCGCGCGGACGAACTCGTCATCCGGGACGTGGTGACCGCCGACCCCGAACAGACCGTCCGGGACGTGGACGCGATGATGGACCGCGAGGGCGTCTCGGGCGCGCCCGTGACCGACGACGACGGGACGGTTTTGGGTATCATCTCGGGGACCGACATCCGACCGTATCTGGAGGTCGGCGACCGCGACGAGGTCCGCGAGGCGATGACCGACGAGGTCGTCACGGCCAGCGAGGAGGTCACCGCCCGCGAAGCCCTCGAACTGATGTACGAACACAAGATAGAGCGCGTCCCCATCGTGGACGACGACGAGTGTCTCACGGGACTCGTCACGATGCAGGGCATCCTCCAGCGCCGCGAGTACGGCAACGCCGCCCGCGACGAGGGCGGCCACCTGCGCGTCGGCGTCGCGGTCGGCCCCTTCGAGACCGACCGTGCCGTCGCGGTTGACGAGGCCGGTGCCGACGTTCTCTTTATCGACTGCGCGCACGCGCACAATCTCAACGTCATCGACGGCGCGCGCGAAATCAAGGAGTCCGTCGAGGCCGACGTAGTGGTCGGCAACGTCGGCACCCGCGAGGCCGCCGAGGACGTGGTGGACTTCGCGGACGGGATCAAGGTCGGCATCGGGCCGGGTTCCATCTGCACGACGCGGGTCGTCTCCGGCGCTGGCATGCCCCAGATTACCGCGGTCGCCGAGGTCGCCGACGTGGCGGCCGACGAGGACGTGCCGGTCATCGCCGACGGCGGCATCCGGTACTCCGGCGACGCCATCAAGGCGGTCGCGGCGGGCGCGGACGCCGTAATGCTCGGGTCGTACTTCGCGGGTACCGACGAAGCGCCCGGCCGCGTGATTACGGTCGATGGCAAGAAGTACAAGCAGTACCGCGGCATGGGGTCGGTCGGCGCGATGCAGTCGGGCGACGGCGACCGCTATCTCAAAGACGAACCCGAGGAGGACGAGGAGTACGTTCCTGAGGGCGTCGAGGCCGCCGAACCCTACAAGGGGAGCCTCGAAAGCGAACTCCACCAGCTCGTCGGCGGGATGCAGTCGGGCATGGGCTACGTCGGCGCGGAGACCATCCCGGCGTTCAAAGAGCGCAGTGAGTTCGTCCGGGTCTCGTCGGCTGGCCAGACCGAGGGCCACCCCCACGACGTGATGATTACCGACGAAGCGCCGAACTACAGCCCCACCGAGTAA
- a CDS encoding amino acid permease, producing MSDEELAKDLGLLSALTIGIGTMVGAGIFVLPGVAASTAGPIVVVSFVVGGLIALVNALSVSELGTAMPKAGGGYYYVNRALGPLFGSIAGLGDWMGLAFASAFYSIGFGQYLATLLPMPDIFFLTEVQVGALVAGGVFVGVNYIGAKETGGLQTVIVTILLAILALFAVQGWLSFEFGTLLGDGGAAPFGYGAILPGTALVFVSFLGYAKIATVAEELKNPGRNLPLAIIGSVAIVTVLYALLVSIMLGVVPWTELSQSAPLTQATQVAFPGGLAGLAVTIVSLGALLATASSANASILASARINFAMGRDRIVTNWLNEIHPKYATPYRSIVVTGAVIVVFIAALGRDIEVLAKAASVLHLVVYAMMNAALIVFRETDPEYDPAFTVPFYPFTPLVGIALSLGLLAFVGGQELLLSGLFVVGAVIWYFLYARRHATRQGLLGRHVLDRDDDLPPSVVGAAATVAPDGSGRGDDAPTTMVALSNPRTERSLVTLGATLAKRDGGRVLATHVVQVPDQTSLEAAAEQRDRISKTSEQLVADARDDAERLGVSVETKTILSHEGLAEVFDAARERGVDRLVMGHSGTKLAGGRVEGKLDELTHDLPCDVLVLDERGFDASEVLVPTAGGHSSDLSAEVARTLQETLDARVSVLHVADDAAAGQAFLEEWVAEHELEEVEMLVETGDVETAIGEAAADKSLVLVGATERGLLSRLVGGSLKLSVLDDLDATVLLAERPRRRSVRERLFGRP from the coding sequence ATGAGCGACGAGGAGTTAGCGAAAGACCTCGGACTGCTGTCGGCGCTGACCATCGGTATCGGGACGATGGTCGGGGCTGGCATCTTCGTGTTGCCCGGCGTCGCCGCCAGCACCGCCGGTCCCATCGTCGTCGTGTCGTTCGTCGTCGGCGGACTCATCGCATTGGTGAACGCGCTGTCCGTCTCCGAACTCGGAACGGCGATGCCGAAAGCGGGCGGTGGCTACTACTACGTCAATCGCGCCCTCGGCCCGCTGTTCGGTTCCATCGCGGGTCTCGGCGACTGGATGGGGTTGGCGTTCGCCTCCGCGTTCTACAGCATCGGCTTCGGCCAGTATCTCGCCACCTTGCTACCGATGCCGGATATCTTCTTCCTCACGGAGGTTCAGGTCGGTGCGCTCGTGGCCGGTGGCGTCTTCGTCGGCGTCAACTACATCGGAGCCAAGGAGACCGGCGGCCTGCAGACGGTCATCGTGACCATCCTGCTGGCGATTCTCGCCCTGTTCGCAGTGCAGGGGTGGCTGTCGTTCGAGTTCGGAACGCTCCTCGGTGACGGCGGCGCGGCACCGTTCGGATACGGTGCCATCCTGCCGGGGACGGCACTGGTGTTCGTCTCCTTCCTCGGGTACGCGAAGATAGCGACCGTCGCCGAGGAGTTGAAGAATCCCGGTCGGAATCTCCCGCTGGCGATTATCGGGAGCGTCGCCATCGTGACCGTTCTCTACGCGCTCCTCGTGAGCATCATGCTCGGCGTGGTTCCGTGGACGGAACTCAGCCAGAGCGCACCGCTGACGCAGGCCACGCAGGTCGCGTTCCCCGGCGGTCTCGCCGGACTCGCGGTCACCATCGTGTCGCTCGGCGCGTTGCTGGCGACGGCCTCCAGCGCGAACGCGTCGATTCTGGCGTCCGCTCGAATCAACTTCGCGATGGGCCGCGACCGAATCGTCACCAACTGGCTCAACGAGATTCACCCGAAGTACGCGACCCCCTACCGTTCCATCGTCGTCACGGGGGCCGTCATCGTCGTCTTCATCGCGGCGCTCGGCCGGGACATCGAGGTGCTGGCGAAGGCCGCGAGCGTCCTCCACCTCGTCGTCTACGCGATGATGAACGCCGCCCTCATCGTCTTCCGGGAGACCGACCCCGAGTACGACCCGGCGTTCACCGTCCCGTTCTATCCGTTCACGCCACTCGTCGGCATCGCGCTGTCGCTCGGCCTGCTGGCGTTCGTCGGCGGACAGGAACTGCTCCTGTCGGGGCTGTTCGTCGTCGGTGCGGTAATCTGGTACTTCCTGTACGCGCGCAGGCACGCGACCAGACAGGGACTGCTCGGACGCCACGTCCTCGACCGAGACGACGACCTGCCGCCCTCCGTCGTCGGTGCGGCGGCGACCGTCGCGCCGGACGGTTCGGGTCGCGGCGACGACGCGCCGACGACGATGGTCGCGCTCTCGAACCCCAGAACCGAACGGTCGCTCGTGACGCTGGGGGCGACGCTCGCGAAACGCGACGGCGGGCGCGTACTCGCGACTCACGTCGTCCAAGTGCCCGACCAAACGTCGCTGGAGGCCGCCGCCGAGCAACGCGACCGCATCTCGAAGACATCCGAACAGCTCGTGGCCGACGCGCGAGACGACGCCGAACGGCTGGGCGTGTCGGTCGAGACGAAGACGATTCTCTCCCACGAGGGGCTGGCCGAGGTGTTCGACGCGGCACGCGAGCGCGGCGTCGATAGGCTGGTCATGGGCCACAGCGGCACGAAACTCGCCGGAGGACGAGTCGAAGGCAAACTCGACGAGTTGACTCACGACCTGCCGTGTGACGTACTCGTCCTCGACGAGCGCGGATTCGACGCGAGCGAGGTACTCGTCCCGACCGCGGGCGGCCACTCGTCGGACCTGTCCGCCGAAGTCGCGCGGACCTTGCAGGAGACGCTCGACGCGCGCGTCTCGGTACTGCACGTCGCCGACGACGCCGCGGCCGGGCAGGCGTTCCTCGAAGAGTGGGTCGCGGAACACGAACTGGAGGAGGTCGAGATGCTGGTCGAGACGGGAGACGTGGAGACCGCCATCGGAGAGGCGGCGGCCGACAAGTCGCTCGTCCTCGTCGGCGCGACCGAGCGGGGCCTGCTGTCCCGACTCGTCGGCGGGTCGCTGAAGCTGTCCGTACTCGACGACCTTGACGCGACCGTGCTGTTGGCGGAGCGGCCGCGGAGACGGTCGGTTCGGGAGCGATTGTTCGGCCGCCCTTGA
- a CDS encoding GNAT family N-acetyltransferase — translation MTVEVRRAETDAERADALEVRRAVFVEEQGVPEDLEMDGRDGESIHFVAYDADAAAGESSERDDADPGPDNRRPIGAGRLREVGEGVAKVERIAVLQPHRGEGVGREIMRTLEATATERGLSELVMHAQTPVEGFYRDLGYETTSDEFEEAGIAHVEMAKSLA, via the coding sequence ATGACCGTCGAAGTCCGACGCGCCGAGACCGACGCCGAGCGAGCGGACGCGCTGGAAGTCCGTCGAGCGGTCTTCGTCGAGGAGCAGGGCGTTCCCGAAGACCTCGAAATGGACGGGAGAGACGGCGAGTCGATTCACTTCGTCGCGTACGACGCCGACGCCGCCGCGGGAGAATCGAGCGAGCGCGACGACGCCGACCCCGGACCCGACAACCGCCGACCAATCGGGGCGGGCCGACTCCGCGAGGTCGGCGAGGGCGTCGCCAAAGTCGAGCGCATCGCGGTCCTGCAACCTCATCGCGGCGAGGGCGTGGGCCGAGAGATTATGCGAACGCTCGAAGCGACCGCCACGGAGCGCGGCCTCTCGGAACTCGTCATGCACGCTCAGACCCCGGTCGAAGGCTTCTACCGCGACCTCGGCTACGAGACCACCAGCGACGAGTTCGAGGAGGCCGGAATTGCCCACGTCGAGATGGCGAAGTCGCTGGCGTAG